A single window of Hyphomicrobiales bacterium DNA harbors:
- a CDS encoding N-methylhydantoinase B, with amino-acid sequence MNQLVASRQRVAIDPITVEVIGSALSSIVEEMGEALVRASYSTNIKERRDCSTALFTINGETLCQAEHIPMHLGSFLAMIPLITRRFPVAEMQPGDVFIGNDAYEGGGTHLPDIVLAEPIFFETEIVAWAINTAHHSDFADRGHAHIYQEGIRIPPIRLYRAGTLQKDVQDLILLNCQVPRERLSDLRAQMAANRLGVQRMQALCEKYGRDIVLSAGDALMDYAERKMRAGISTIPDGTYTFADVYDNPEFDGEVPLSISVTVDGDAMRLHFDAPPQMRAGFNMTYTALLSTVYYAVKTVVDPTILPNAGLSRALTVTAPVGTVVNAKAPAAVFNRIGPSQRVVDLVHGALAKAVPERVTAACCGTVMMACFSGVQPTSGDPWIYIETIGGGFGARPHKDGLDGVHVHMTNTSNLPVEALEVEYPLTVLRYELAEGSGGAGRYRGGLGLRRVYRAEADCRIEFDTSRIRSQPWGLFGGGKATGSHLDLGEGAKPLLLGQGELDRGQIVTIQTPGGGGYGPATERSREAIARDVADGTITAEAAEAIYG; translated from the coding sequence ATGAACCAGCTTGTCGCCTCCCGCCAGCGCGTGGCGATCGATCCGATCACCGTCGAGGTCATCGGCAGCGCGCTCTCCTCCATCGTGGAAGAGATGGGCGAGGCTCTCGTCCGCGCCAGCTATTCCACCAATATCAAGGAGCGCCGCGACTGCTCGACGGCTCTGTTCACGATCAACGGCGAGACGCTCTGCCAGGCTGAGCACATCCCGATGCATCTCGGCTCGTTCCTCGCCATGATCCCGCTGATCACCAGGCGATTTCCCGTGGCCGAAATGCAGCCTGGCGACGTCTTCATCGGCAATGACGCCTATGAGGGCGGCGGTACCCATCTGCCGGATATCGTGCTCGCGGAGCCGATCTTTTTCGAGACGGAGATCGTGGCCTGGGCGATCAACACCGCCCACCATTCCGATTTCGCCGATCGCGGCCACGCGCATATCTATCAGGAGGGCATCCGCATCCCGCCGATCCGGCTTTACCGGGCCGGCACACTGCAAAAAGACGTGCAGGATCTCATCCTGCTCAACTGCCAGGTGCCGCGCGAGCGCCTGTCGGACCTGCGCGCCCAGATGGCGGCCAACCGTCTCGGTGTGCAGCGCATGCAGGCGCTGTGCGAGAAATACGGCCGGGATATCGTATTGTCCGCTGGCGACGCGCTGATGGACTATGCCGAACGCAAGATGCGCGCGGGCATTTCGACCATTCCGGACGGGACCTATACTTTCGCGGATGTCTATGACAATCCCGAATTCGACGGCGAGGTGCCGCTGTCCATTTCGGTGACTGTCGATGGCGACGCGATGCGTCTCCATTTCGATGCGCCGCCGCAGATGCGCGCCGGCTTCAACATGACCTATACCGCGCTTCTCTCGACGGTCTATTATGCCGTGAAGACCGTCGTCGACCCGACCATCCTGCCGAATGCCGGCCTTTCGCGCGCGCTGACGGTGACGGCGCCCGTCGGCACCGTCGTCAATGCCAAAGCGCCAGCTGCGGTATTCAACCGCATCGGCCCAAGCCAGCGTGTCGTCGATCTCGTGCACGGGGCCCTCGCCAAGGCGGTGCCGGAACGGGTGACGGCCGCCTGCTGTGGTACGGTGATGATGGCCTGTTTCAGCGGCGTCCAGCCCACGAGCGGCGATCCTTGGATCTACATCGAGACCATCGGCGGCGGTTTCGGCGCGCGGCCTCACAAGGACGGCCTCGACGGGGTCCATGTCCACATGACCAATACGTCGAACCTGCCGGTCGAGGCGCTGGAGGTGGAATATCCGCTGACCGTGCTCCGCTATGAGCTGGCGGAAGGATCCGGCGGTGCCGGGCGTTATCGCGGCGGCCTCGGGCTGCGCCGCGTTTATCGCGCCGAAGCCGATTGCCGGATCGAGTTCGATACTTCGCGCATCCGCTCGCAGCCCTGGGGCCTCTTCGGCGGCGGCAAGGCAACCGGCTCGCATCTTGATCTCGGCGAGGGCGCGAAGCCCCTTCTGCTGGGGCAGGGCGAGCTCGACCGCGGACAGATCGTCACCATCCAGACGCCGGGCGGCGGCGGCTACGGCCCGGCGACGGAGCGCTCGCGTGAGGCAATTGCCCGCGATGTGGCTGATGGCACGATCACAGCCGAGGCGGCGGAGGCCATCTATGGCTGA
- a CDS encoding 2Fe-2S iron-sulfur cluster protein has product MAERAALKAPRDGVCGAAMRIVRLAETARPPVTFTLDGLKTEALAGDTLLVAILATDGRVRMSEFGDGPRAGFCWMGACQDCWVTVQGRGRLRACSTPVEDGMKVMRT; this is encoded by the coding sequence ATGGCTGAGCGCGCGGCGCTGAAGGCACCCCGCGACGGCGTGTGCGGCGCGGCCATGCGGATCGTCCGCCTGGCCGAGACCGCCCGCCCTCCGGTCACCTTCACGCTGGACGGTTTGAAGACGGAAGCGCTCGCCGGCGACACGCTGCTCGTGGCGATCCTCGCCACCGATGGACGTGTCCGCATGAGCGAGTTTGGCGATGGCCCACGTGCTGGTTTCTGCTGGATGGGCGCATGCCAGGATTGCTGGGTCACCGTGCAGGGCAGGGGGCGCCTGCGCGCCTGCTCCACCCCCGTCGAGGACGGCATGAAGGTGATGCGCACATGA
- a CDS encoding NADPH-dependent 2,4-dienoyl-CoA reductase/sulfur reductase-like enzyme, whose protein sequence is MSRDSDKPRIAIVGAGPAGTRAAEVLAAAGLRPVVIDEATANGGRIYQHQPAGFSRAPGTLYGFEAKKARAVHGAFDALSGRIDYRPGTLVWNIGQGQLDLMRDGDYDRLPYDRLILATGAMDRVVPLPGWTLPGVTTLGGAQVALKAQGVGIGRRVAFVGTGPLLFLVAYQYAKAGANVSLVLDTATFGDKASATPGLLNAPKTFAKGLYYYGWLRSHSVRVVEGAAPCAISGEGGVAALAWRDAKGVERETACDAVAVGWGLKPETQLADLAGVPFAYSERQRGWLPEVDATGRTPLGTVYMAGDGVRIGGADVAELAGARAGWSLLEDIGVAVNRTAITRIDRDLAREDRFRRAVEKAGPFPVDLAAGVADETVLCRCERITAGELRATAREEVRLAAPEVNRAKAFTRIGMGRCQGRVCGPAAAEVLAAALGCPLPEVGRLRGQSPVKPIPIRADAGAVLRAKAS, encoded by the coding sequence ATGAGCAGGGACAGCGACAAGCCGCGCATCGCCATCGTTGGGGCGGGGCCAGCCGGCACCCGGGCGGCGGAGGTTCTGGCCGCTGCCGGATTGCGGCCTGTGGTGATCGACGAGGCGACCGCCAATGGCGGCCGCATCTACCAGCACCAGCCCGCAGGCTTTTCCCGTGCACCGGGGACGCTATACGGCTTCGAGGCGAAGAAGGCGCGGGCGGTGCACGGCGCGTTCGACGCTCTTTCCGGGCGCATCGACTACAGGCCGGGCACGCTTGTCTGGAACATCGGGCAGGGGCAGCTCGATCTCATGCGCGATGGCGACTACGACCGGCTGCCATATGACCGACTGATACTCGCGACAGGCGCGATGGATCGGGTCGTCCCGCTGCCCGGCTGGACGCTGCCGGGTGTCACAACGCTCGGCGGCGCGCAGGTCGCCCTCAAGGCCCAGGGCGTCGGCATCGGGCGGCGGGTCGCCTTCGTCGGCACCGGGCCGCTGCTTTTCCTCGTCGCCTATCAATACGCCAAGGCCGGCGCCAACGTCTCTCTTGTGCTCGATACGGCGACCTTCGGGGACAAGGCCTCCGCGACGCCGGGCCTCCTGAATGCGCCGAAAACCTTCGCCAAGGGTCTCTACTACTACGGCTGGCTGAGGAGCCACAGCGTCCGCGTCGTCGAGGGCGCCGCTCCATGCGCCATCAGCGGAGAGGGCGGGGTCGCGGCTCTCGCCTGGCGCGATGCCAAGGGTGTGGAGCGCGAAACCGCTTGTGACGCTGTTGCCGTCGGCTGGGGCCTCAAGCCGGAGACCCAGCTCGCGGATCTCGCCGGTGTCCCCTTCGCCTACAGCGAACGCCAGCGCGGCTGGCTGCCCGAGGTTGACGCCACCGGCCGCACGCCTCTCGGCACCGTCTATATGGCCGGCGACGGCGTACGCATCGGCGGCGCCGACGTGGCGGAACTGGCCGGCGCACGAGCCGGCTGGTCCCTGCTGGAGGACATTGGCGTCGCCGTGAACAGGACGGCGATCACACGGATCGACCGCGACCTCGCGCGCGAGGACCGTTTCCGCCGGGCGGTGGAGAAGGCTGGTCCGTTCCCGGTGGATCTCGCGGCCGGCGTCGCCGATGAGACGGTGCTTTGCCGCTGCGAGCGAATTACAGCCGGAGAACTGCGCGCGACCGCCCGCGAGGAAGTTCGACTCGCCGCGCCCGAGGTCAACCGCGCCAAGGCCTTCACGCGTATCGGCATGGGCCGTTGCCAGGGGCGGGTCTGTGGCCCGGCGGCAGCGGAAGTCCTGGCGGCCGCGCTCGGCTGCCCCTTGCCGGAGGTGGGGCGTCTGCGCGGTCAATCGCCTGTCAAGCCCATACCGATACGCGCGGATGCCGGCGCTGTGCTCAGGGCGAAGGCATCATGA
- a CDS encoding Sarcosine oxidase beta subunit — protein MSALSSPQEADVLIVGGGGAGTSAALHLALRGTKVILLERGQIGGQASGVNYGGVRQQGRHPAELPIARRSREIWGRLPELIGSDAEFENTGHLKLARNAEEEADLVAYLDVARDYGLPLHFMGNNEVHETYPFLGQAIVAGSFAPEDGVANPRLLAPGIAHAARAAGAAIREFMNVDRIQHDGAGFVAEAGGETFRAPVMINTAGFWGGAIAEQFGEPVPVSPFNPNMLVSEPMPYFIVPNLGVVGGNVYLRQTRRGNIVFGGGYGISDPSVPWSRPLPEVSREIMGLAIQLVPALASATVIRSWTGIDGEMPDHIPVIGPSRTTANLFHAFGFSGHGFQLGPAIGSILAELILDGQTEIPLEAFRIDRFADAAEAVQ, from the coding sequence ATGAGCGCCCTGTCCTCACCCCAGGAAGCCGACGTGTTGATCGTCGGCGGCGGCGGTGCCGGCACGTCGGCGGCGCTGCACCTCGCGCTGCGCGGGACCAAGGTGATCCTGCTCGAGCGCGGCCAGATCGGCGGCCAGGCCTCCGGCGTTAATTACGGTGGCGTGCGCCAGCAAGGACGGCATCCAGCGGAACTGCCGATAGCCCGGCGTTCCCGGGAGATATGGGGACGACTGCCCGAGCTCATCGGCAGTGATGCGGAATTCGAGAACACGGGCCACCTCAAGCTCGCCCGTAACGCCGAGGAGGAGGCGGATCTCGTCGCCTATCTCGATGTGGCGCGTGACTATGGGCTGCCGCTTCATTTCATGGGCAACAATGAAGTTCATGAGACCTATCCTTTCCTCGGGCAGGCAATCGTCGCGGGCTCCTTCGCGCCCGAGGACGGTGTGGCCAATCCCCGTTTGCTCGCGCCGGGCATCGCTCATGCGGCGCGGGCCGCCGGGGCCGCCATTCGCGAGTTTATGAACGTCGACCGTATCCAGCATGACGGTGCGGGCTTCGTCGCCGAGGCCGGCGGCGAAACCTTCCGCGCGCCCGTGATGATCAATACGGCTGGCTTTTGGGGCGGGGCGATCGCTGAGCAGTTCGGCGAGCCGGTACCGGTTTCGCCCTTCAATCCGAACATGCTGGTCTCGGAGCCGATGCCCTATTTCATCGTGCCCAATCTCGGCGTGGTCGGCGGCAACGTCTACCTGCGCCAGACCCGGCGCGGCAACATCGTCTTCGGCGGCGGCTACGGTATCAGTGACCCGTCCGTGCCATGGTCGCGCCCCCTGCCGGAGGTCAGCCGCGAGATCATGGGACTGGCTATCCAGCTTGTGCCGGCACTCGCCTCAGCGACGGTCATCCGCTCGTGGACGGGCATCGACGGCGAGATGCCCGACCATATCCCCGTGATCGGGCCGAGTCGGACGACCGCCAATCTGTTTCACGCCTTCGGCTTCTCGGGGCATGGCTTCCAGCTCGGTCCCGCCATCGGATCTATCCTCGCCGAGCTCATCCTCGACGGCCAGACCGAAATCCCCCTGGAAGCCTTCCGAATCGACCGTTTTGCCGACGCCGCCGAGGCGGTTCAGTGA
- a CDS encoding Peptide ABC transporter substrate-binding protein, translating to MQLTRRSLIAAGIALPCLGTTRGFAAGKETLTFGLSAYPGAFSVWGQVGTAATTVKLMTHRGLLSFDHKGEIQPEIAESFARAGDAGWTFKLREAFFHDGRPVTSADVKWSFEQIGQDNSTAYYRAVMQGVQAIETPDARTVTIVMKEPLSTLPLILAMPHMMIVPKDTTFERSTLPMGAGPYKLVRQERGVALDFERFDKFYKPGLPKMAKLRMVAYADETLRVSALKSGDVDLIEYVPWQAMAEIEADKAFKLETTLGPFMYLTFNGQSGPFADKRVRQAVAYGVKRDDIVKSAFFGRGGLLEGMPLAKESPFYDPATANHFAFNPAKAKALLAEAGHPNGFACKLLSNAQYGMHRSTAEVVQQSLAAIGIQAELNLPDYATYTTLGNRGQYDMAVVGNTADYNDPDGLASLIDGSLPVSFVRSFKLDVPEIHTLFAEGRRTFETEARKAVYKKLETAFLDQVPMAPLAWREQGYAMKAAVDGFVNLPSQLTFFSGMTLETTAIA from the coding sequence ATGCAGCTTACTCGCCGTAGTCTCATCGCCGCTGGCATCGCGCTCCCCTGTCTGGGAACGACGCGCGGCTTCGCGGCCGGCAAGGAGACCTTGACCTTCGGCCTGTCCGCCTATCCCGGCGCCTTTTCCGTATGGGGGCAGGTGGGAACCGCCGCCACCACCGTGAAGCTGATGACGCATCGAGGCCTGCTGTCCTTCGACCACAAGGGAGAGATCCAGCCTGAGATCGCAGAAAGCTTCGCACGTGCGGGTGATGCGGGCTGGACCTTCAAGCTGCGTGAGGCCTTCTTCCACGACGGCCGGCCGGTGACCTCGGCCGACGTGAAGTGGAGCTTCGAGCAGATCGGTCAGGACAATTCCACCGCCTACTACCGCGCCGTGATGCAAGGCGTGCAAGCCATCGAGACGCCCGATGCGCGAACAGTGACCATCGTCATGAAGGAGCCGTTGTCGACGCTGCCGCTCATTCTCGCCATGCCGCATATGATGATCGTGCCGAAGGACACAACATTTGAGCGCAGCACCCTGCCGATGGGCGCCGGCCCCTACAAGCTCGTCCGCCAAGAACGCGGTGTCGCGCTGGATTTCGAGCGCTTCGACAAGTTCTACAAGCCGGGCCTGCCGAAGATGGCGAAGCTGCGCATGGTCGCCTATGCGGACGAGACCTTGCGGGTTTCCGCCCTGAAATCCGGGGATGTCGATCTCATCGAATATGTGCCCTGGCAGGCGATGGCGGAAATCGAGGCGGACAAGGCGTTCAAGCTCGAAACGACGCTCGGTCCGTTCATGTACCTGACCTTCAATGGTCAGTCCGGGCCGTTCGCCGACAAGCGCGTCCGCCAGGCCGTCGCCTACGGCGTCAAGCGTGACGACATCGTCAAGAGTGCGTTCTTCGGTCGGGGTGGGCTGCTCGAGGGAATGCCGCTGGCCAAGGAGAGCCCGTTCTATGACCCGGCGACCGCAAACCATTTCGCGTTCAATCCCGCGAAGGCCAAGGCTTTGCTTGCGGAGGCCGGCCATCCCAACGGCTTTGCCTGCAAGCTTTTGTCCAACGCGCAATATGGCATGCATCGCTCGACGGCCGAGGTCGTCCAGCAAAGTCTCGCGGCGATCGGAATCCAGGCCGAGCTGAACCTGCCCGACTATGCGACCTATACGACGCTGGGCAATCGCGGCCAGTACGATATGGCCGTGGTGGGCAATACGGCCGACTATAACGATCCTGACGGGTTGGCCTCGCTGATCGACGGGTCACTGCCGGTGTCGTTCGTGCGCAGCTTCAAGCTCGACGTGCCGGAGATCCACACGCTTTTCGCCGAGGGACGGCGGACATTCGAGACCGAAGCGCGCAAGGCCGTCTACAAGAAGCTCGAGACGGCCTTCCTCGATCAGGTGCCCATGGCGCCGCTGGCCTGGCGTGAGCAGGGCTATGCGATGAAAGCGGCCGTCGACGGCTTCGTGAACCTGCCGAGCCAGCTCACCTTCTTCTCAGGCATGACGCTGGAAACGACAGCCATCGCCTGA
- a CDS encoding Glutathione ABC transporter permease GsiC — protein sequence MTWFLRRIGVSVILIWIVASIVFLAIRMVPGDPAEILLSQGGIAPDPSLVAEIHAQLGLDKPLPVQYADRFVGLFRGDLGESLTDGTPVASEIMRRLPRTLELIAVSAVLALIFGIPAGLIAANHPGGWLDRLSGWMSALGLSVPIFVVGTLLVLVFSQTLGLVPAGGYVPLWPDPARHFMLLAMPASTIALGLFPIIFRMTRASVLEVLQRDFVRTATAKGLSHGAIMSRHVLRNALMPVVTVLGLQLGTLLGGTVLVEYVFNFPGMSGLMVDAVNARDYPFVEGVVLVIAILFVLINLGVDLIYGVLDPRVRRS from the coding sequence ATGACATGGTTTCTGCGCCGGATCGGCGTCTCAGTCATCCTGATCTGGATCGTCGCCAGCATCGTTTTCCTGGCGATCCGCATGGTGCCGGGCGACCCGGCCGAGATTCTGCTGTCGCAGGGCGGTATCGCGCCGGATCCTTCGCTCGTCGCCGAGATCCACGCCCAGCTCGGGCTCGACAAGCCGTTGCCGGTCCAATACGCCGATCGCTTCGTCGGCCTGTTCCGCGGCGACTTGGGCGAGAGTCTCACGGATGGCACGCCGGTCGCCTCCGAGATCATGCGGCGTCTGCCGCGCACGCTGGAACTCATCGCGGTATCGGCCGTCCTGGCGCTCATCTTCGGCATCCCGGCGGGCCTCATTGCCGCCAACCACCCGGGCGGGTGGCTCGATCGGCTGTCGGGCTGGATGTCGGCGCTTGGCTTGTCCGTGCCCATCTTCGTCGTTGGGACCCTGCTCGTTCTGGTGTTTTCGCAGACGCTGGGGCTTGTCCCGGCCGGCGGCTACGTGCCGCTGTGGCCGGATCCCGCCCGTCATTTCATGCTCCTGGCGATGCCGGCCTCCACCATCGCGCTCGGCCTGTTCCCCATCATCTTCCGGATGACGCGGGCCTCGGTGCTCGAGGTGCTGCAGCGCGACTTCGTCCGCACCGCGACAGCCAAGGGTCTGTCGCATGGCGCGATCATGTCCCGGCATGTGCTGCGCAACGCCCTCATGCCCGTTGTCACCGTGCTCGGCCTGCAGCTCGGCACGCTCCTTGGGGGCACCGTACTGGTCGAATATGTCTTCAACTTTCCCGGGATGTCGGGGCTGATGGTCGATGCTGTCAATGCGCGCGATTACCCCTTCGTGGAAGGGGTCGTTCTGGTCATCGCCATCCTGTTCGTTCTCATCAACCTTGGCGTCGATCTGATCTATGGCGTCCTCGATCCGCGGGTGCGACGCTCATGA
- a CDS encoding membrane hypothetical protein (Evidence 5 : Unknown function), whose amino-acid sequence MNRLRVPLFIAIAFVVVVLLVPVLGLQDPTAMNIAGRFAGPSAAHWLGQDEYGRDVFSRLLWGARISLFVALSASLIACVIGVTLGLLGGYLRGWAELFCIRSMDVVLCFPPLLLALLVVTLAGPGAGTLIPTLAIVYLPGFVRVTYAGVLQVRNQDYVDAMQVIGAGRTRIMLRTILPNIMGPVIVQVSLATAAAIMLESGLSFLGLGVVPPTPSWGLMIGAARATMAQSPLLLIWPCLALSLTVLLLNALCDGLRDVLDPRGRSPSRATFFKDAFFGRPPRVASQP is encoded by the coding sequence ATGAACAGGCTACGCGTTCCCCTTTTCATCGCCATCGCATTTGTGGTCGTTGTCCTGCTTGTGCCGGTGCTCGGCCTCCAGGACCCGACCGCGATGAATATCGCGGGCCGCTTCGCCGGACCTTCCGCGGCCCATTGGCTGGGGCAGGATGAGTATGGCCGCGATGTCTTCTCGCGCCTGCTCTGGGGCGCGCGCATCTCCTTGTTCGTGGCTCTGTCGGCTTCGCTCATCGCCTGCGTCATCGGTGTCACGCTGGGCCTTCTCGGCGGCTATCTCAGGGGCTGGGCGGAGTTGTTCTGTATCCGCAGCATGGATGTGGTCCTGTGCTTCCCGCCGCTTCTGCTGGCCCTGCTCGTCGTGACATTGGCAGGGCCGGGCGCGGGCACCCTCATCCCCACGCTCGCCATCGTCTATCTGCCGGGCTTCGTGCGCGTGACCTATGCGGGCGTGCTGCAGGTGCGCAACCAGGACTATGTCGACGCCATGCAGGTCATTGGCGCCGGGCGGACGCGCATCATGTTGCGCACGATACTCCCTAACATCATGGGGCCGGTGATCGTGCAAGTCAGCCTCGCGACCGCCGCGGCGATCATGCTGGAGTCGGGGTTGTCCTTCCTCGGGCTCGGCGTGGTGCCGCCGACACCGTCCTGGGGACTGATGATCGGTGCGGCGCGTGCCACGATGGCTCAATCGCCGCTGCTGCTGATCTGGCCCTGTCTCGCGCTGAGCCTGACCGTGCTGCTGCTCAACGCACTCTGCGACGGCTTGCGGGATGTGCTCGATCCGCGCGGACGCTCCCCTTCGCGCGCGACGTTTTTCAAGGACGCGTTCTTCGGCCGCCCGCCGCGCGTCGCCAGCCAGCCTTGA
- a CDS encoding N-methylhydantoinase B, producing the protein MTSTFTSAQTSQNAAEPVFVDPITVEVLGSAFLSIAEEMGEALVRASYSTNIKERRDCSTALFDADGETLCQAEHIPMHLGSFLGFIPQILARHPVAEIQPGDAFVGNDAYAGGGTHLPDIVIAEPIFYNGILIGWAINTAHHADFADRPHAHIYQEAIRIPPVRLYREGVLQKDLLDLILINCQVPRERVSDLRAQMAANRLGVQRMGELCDRYGLDTVLAAGSALKDYTERRMRAGIAAIPDGVYRFSDQFDCPEVPEPITLGVEITIAGDEMGLRFSAPPQVRASINIVRTALLATVYYAVKAVVDPTVPPNAGIGRPLTVEAPLGSTLNCVEPAAVNGRIQPCQRVVDLIHGALAQAVPERMPAAACGSATAALFSGLRPDGAGDGAGVPWVYLEAIGGGGGARPAKDGLDGIQVHLTNTSNLPVEALEPEYPLTVLRYELARDSGGKGRHRGGMGLRRVYRAEADCRIEVDGSRFRSGPWGLAGGDAGQSTRFLIDGEPAVFTNGAGVLAAGAVLDIVTPGGGGHGPAHERSEADHVRDAADGWFIPAA; encoded by the coding sequence ATGACTTCCACATTTACTTCGGCCCAGACGTCTCAGAATGCGGCAGAGCCCGTTTTCGTGGACCCGATCACGGTAGAGGTTCTCGGAAGCGCCTTCCTCTCGATCGCGGAGGAGATGGGTGAAGCGCTCGTGCGTGCGAGTTATTCGACGAATATCAAGGAGCGCCGGGATTGTTCGACAGCGCTGTTCGACGCGGACGGCGAAACGCTCTGCCAGGCCGAGCATATCCCGATGCATCTCGGCTCGTTCCTTGGCTTCATCCCGCAGATCCTGGCTCGCCATCCCGTCGCCGAGATCCAGCCTGGAGATGCCTTCGTCGGTAATGACGCCTATGCGGGCGGTGGCACGCATTTGCCGGATATCGTCATAGCCGAGCCGATTTTTTACAATGGGATCTTGATCGGCTGGGCGATCAATACAGCCCATCACGCAGATTTCGCCGATCGTCCGCACGCCCATATCTATCAGGAGGCGATCCGGATTCCGCCCGTTCGGCTCTACCGCGAAGGTGTGCTGCAGAAGGACCTGCTCGATCTCATCCTGATCAACTGCCAGGTCCCGCGCGAGCGTGTTTCCGACCTGCGCGCCCAGATGGCCGCCAACCGGCTTGGTGTGCAGCGAATGGGCGAGCTCTGCGACCGCTATGGCCTCGATACGGTGCTCGCGGCGGGATCCGCGCTGAAAGACTATACGGAGCGCCGGATGCGCGCCGGCATCGCTGCGATCCCCGATGGCGTCTATCGCTTTTCCGATCAGTTCGACTGTCCGGAAGTGCCGGAGCCGATCACGCTCGGCGTGGAAATCACCATTGCCGGCGACGAGATGGGCCTGCGCTTCTCAGCGCCTCCACAGGTGCGCGCCAGCATCAACATCGTGCGCACCGCGCTATTGGCGACGGTGTATTACGCGGTGAAGGCCGTTGTGGATCCGACCGTGCCGCCGAATGCCGGCATCGGCCGGCCGCTCACAGTGGAGGCGCCGCTCGGCAGCACGCTCAATTGCGTGGAACCGGCGGCGGTGAATGGGCGCATTCAGCCCTGCCAGCGTGTGGTGGATCTCATCCATGGCGCTCTGGCCCAGGCCGTTCCGGAGCGCATGCCGGCCGCAGCTTGCGGCTCGGCCACAGCCGCGCTTTTCAGCGGCCTGCGTCCGGACGGTGCGGGCGATGGGGCGGGCGTGCCCTGGGTCTATCTCGAGGCAATCGGGGGTGGCGGAGGCGCGCGTCCGGCCAAGGATGGGCTCGATGGCATCCAGGTGCATCTCACCAACACCTCGAACCTGCCGGTGGAGGCGCTGGAGCCCGAATATCCGCTCACGGTGCTGCGCTATGAGCTGGCGCGCGATTCCGGCGGCAAGGGCCGCCACCGGGGCGGCATGGGCCTGCGCCGGGTTTACCGCGCGGAGGCGGACTGCCGCATAGAGGTTGACGGCTCGCGCTTCCGCTCGGGGCCCTGGGGACTGGCCGGCGGCGACGCGGGGCAGTCAACGCGTTTTCTCATCGACGGTGAGCCGGCGGTCTTCACCAATGGCGCGGGCGTGCTCGCCGCTGGTGCCGTGCTCGACATCGTGACGCCCGGCGGTGGGGGCCATGGCCCGGCCCACGAGCGCAGCGAGGCTGATCACGTCCGCGACGCGGCCGACGGCTGGTTCATCCCCGCCGCATAG